In the Uranotaenia lowii strain MFRU-FL chromosome 1, ASM2978415v1, whole genome shotgun sequence genome, caccACCGGCAGCCACAAGAAGGTCCTTGACCCAGGAGGAACCGCTTGGTGGGGCTCGAAGGCTCGGATTCGTAGAGAGGAGGGAACAGGAGGGAGGATAATTGCCCCTATGTCTGGACATTGATAGTACTGACTTTGAGCTAAATTGTTTACTGCACGCTATTTTATCGGGAACAAGGACAGGGCGCTATAACCTTAGCCTATTTTGTAGACATATAATTGAGGAACATGCCTGTAGGGAgttggggaaaaaaatcaacgccTCATAGTTGTTGTATGTCCTATGATGTGGAAAATTACCACGTGTGATTTTTTCAAGGGGATAATGGAGTTTTCTTTCGAATAATCcttgaaaaatgttattatgGTAATCCGTGGGCTGTTCGACCGCCCTTTATTGTCACGCAAATCTGATTTGTTTGCTGCACCGGATCCAATTTTTGTGCATGGAATTGAGTGAAAAACTCATTTTGAACTAAAGAAAACTGAAATGCTTAAAGTacagtgaaaaaaagttttcaaacgcTGAAGAATTCTCCAAATTATGCAAACGTGTTGTTCTATTATTCAGCGCATAAATTTATTagctatttttatcacattaaggaccgcgaagaaatctaagcctAGAAACACCAAATTTCGTTATTCTATATTTAACAATTCGCTGgatccaatttttcaatttcagtatcTTTGAGTCGCCGGAAAtttggtgttgttttttttttgtagaacaaagtttcatcattagatttctaacatttgagttatgcttctattTGAGTAGCACATAACGCGGCAAGTAAAAAACGTTAATTTTCGTaattggtccgcaatgtgttaagattcACTTTTGACGTTTGCTACCGAAACTATAATGTTTTTGTAGATTTCTATGCCTTTAAGGAAAACATCTGCACCCAGATACTCATCGTGGGCATGCAACAAAATCGGTGTGTTATTCATGGGCGAAAATCCTAGCGCGGGAATGCCCTGCTCCCGAAGGAACCGGATATCAGTGGCTCCAGGAAGCACCTGGGGTTGTATTTCGAGTTCCATGGCGTTGATCGACCTCTTGAATGCTACCCAAAAAGGGTTCGATTTGTCCAGCTTTGTCGGTTGCAGCTCCGGATCTTTCTCGCCGTACTCGATCCGTATGCCACCGCCAGCTTCCTGGCACCACTGCTCAATTTTTTCTTCCATGGCCGTAGCGCCCGGGTCCAGGGACACCCGGATATCAAAACATAGCATCAGCTCCGGTGGCACCACGTTGCTTTGGACCCCGCCCTTAAATGAGGGAACAAAATAATTCTAACTAGTATACTGACTTCTGAAAAGTGGCATCATTCGTTTTTCATTCAGTGAAGGTCATGAATACTAAAATCTCTTCGTTCTCGTGTCGGCTGTCGTTTAGCTCTGAggtctgtgtttcgtatttcgaAAATCTAAAGGTGCGAAAATGGGGAAATCCCCTATTATGTGTTGCAGGACATTTTAATTAGATTTGgaagatttgaatttcaattaaaatttcatatccGTGTGTTTGAAACAAATCTGGTTCCTCTTTATGGATACACCGATTTCCAAGCCACCGTCTActcaaaaattaacttcttcattgttggtcaaattgaattataaagttcaaaaaatccgcagaaacaaacaaaaacagcgAATAGCCTGTCGCCCAACTAGATTGACTATTCAAGTTGGATCACATTAGGCATCAGCCGTGTGATTTGGACGCacgcaaataaataaaaatagattgATTAGTCTTGTGTCGATTTTCCAATCTTCAgatcatttgtttttgataatgtATCCAAATTTTACTTACCGACATCATGGTAAGATTCACCGTTGTCACATCTCCAATGAAAAGTTTGGAATTGTTCGCTAATCGGGTTTcttcatgttttcgaaaatccaTCATCCGATCAATCAGTAAGCGGGCCTTTTCCCCAGCAGTGTTTTTCAGCAGCAGTGAACCGTGTCCCGGAGTACCGGAAATATAAAAGTTGACACCTAGTTGCCgcagaaaaataaatctttcgcAATTAATTCCGCCAGTGTTCTTTAACACAGAACTCACGCCTCAATACCCGTTCGGCATAAAACAAGTAGAAAACCTCATTCTCACTAGCGCAACCCTCATCGATGGCAAAGCCCACATTCAGCTGCTTAAAACGATCCGTTTTAACAAATTCCTTCATGCCCAAAGTGCCTCCGATTTCCTCATCCGGGACAAATGTTACATGCACAGTCCGCCGCAAACGAACCCCCTCACGCTTCAGGGCACGAATTACTGCCAGAAATTGAATTCCAACGCATTTCATGTCCTGCGAACCTCGGCCGTAAATCTTGCCATCGTCTGTCATGTGGGCCGAAAAGGGTGGATAACTCCATTTGGCCGCATAAACCGGAACGACGTCCATGTGCGAATTGAGCAAGATGGAGCCCTCTTCAGGGTGGGTCCCGTTCCAAGTCATCAGCACCACCGGTTTTCCAGGATCAACTTCGATGACCTCGCACGGCAGCTCCAGGATTGATGCCTGTCGGAGCAAAAATTCGACACATCCATCTGAATGGGGAAggcaaaaaaacttaaaagggCTTTTAAACTCTTAACAGCATTAGTGCTATTTCTAAACCGTACCGTAATCGATGTCAGGGTGCACAGATGGAATCCTCAAATATTCTCTAAAAATCTGAATATCGACATTGTTTTCCCATTCGTGAACCTTTGCGTTGCGAGACATTTCGAAAGACTAAAAGTTCCTCACTAAATGCCAAATGTTTAAACCATTTTACTGATACTGACAACGGTGGAGAAGACTGTTGGTTGCAATTACCTCAGATTAAGAATATTGTTCATCTGTGAAGAGAGATTGTGTCCAAATGAACAAACATATGGCATAACTGCTCCACTCTGTACTATCAGTTTAAGTAAACAGAAATTTCTGAGAAAAACGCTGCTTCCCCTTTGTGTTTTCATGATATCAATCCAAACTTCAACGATTCTAAACCCCGGTGGGATGTATCTTTTTTTCTGTGTCTGTGGTTAATTACGATCAAAATGGCACAGTTTTCGATTCTTGCACCTAAAACAAGCCTTTCATGAAATGATCTTATAGAAAATTCTCTGATTGTTCAAGCCATCGAAGTCAtacaaattgaaagaaaaaaaattataatgtcgCAACCTGAATgattatacagtgagcgaaataagaatagcaccactatgtgttttgcttgttaaaatatgaatgattgaaaattacgaaatatttcttccacagtctgttgaattgtttaacggataaatcaagcataagtttactttttttggacgtagcaattggcgttgaggaccaaaaatgtgaaaaaagagtgcgaaataagaattgaaccacttgagtttttcaacaaaaacatgattatttttaaaaatttactgtttaaaagtgaataataatgcttctacaagttatttgaatagataactgcatgttaaggagttttccaaaattccaaaggttttcaaaggtttccaaaggtattaaaagggggttttaagggatgctcctctagcgttatggaatttgatatttgagctataaaactttatcaaactgcttgatttcttcattaacattcataagtatgatgcaaattgatgaaacatagatttgaggctaagtttgaatccaaaaagcaggttgtaattcaaaaatactaatgtttttaatagTCACAtagctattcttatttcgctcactgtattattCCATGGAGaaaaatctatcaatatttCTCATTGCTGATTTTTTCATGACTGGAAATAATCTCTTGCGACTAGCTATTGATTACACAGTGGAACATCATTTTAGTGCCTATGTTATATTAACTGATTGTTGGTGATTTCGCCGTcttgaattcgaatcatttgttagattttgtctatcacctcttgTTTTGCTAATAAGCCTTTTGGAAGTATTGAAATTcatcagttttgagtaaaacCATTCTTTAACtgataaattaacaaaactacatgaaaaacaaaaactgattttgaatcttttcatTACCGTCCATTTAATCAAGCATTCAGAATTTTCCAtggtattttaatttcaaagatAAGCCCTACATGTATTCcccaatttttttgaacataaaaaatttaaaaattttttttaactaattctggcattactcaaaaatgttatgttatgttatgttatgtttgtGCCACTCatcaactctccgttttatgaaattacagtagTTCGGAATTGTAACATCTTCTCTTTCGGGAATGTGGTGCACTTCCCGACTTATAATTCCAAAAGAAGATAGATCTCCCATTTCGTTGGCTCAAACTATGAAATCTCCTCAAAGCGGTTCAAACGGATgtagccaaaatcgaatgtttccaaaattgaacGGGCTCTGTAGTACTTTAACCAACATTATTGACTGcttcttgctgcaaaaattgtataaaactgagaaatttttctactatcgatagaagttggtGAACTTCAGGTTATAAATCAAATATACTAAATTTTCAGAGAACTGCACAGCTGCACTTATGTTTCAAATAGTGTCATTTCTCTGCCAATGATTTTTCTACTGTCCACAGTGTGCGAAACGAAAGTTCTTAATTTATTGATAGTGTTTGGTTATACATATTCGTTGATTTTCACTTGTAACTCAAGGTTttcttaacactagaaggaccggcaaattgaatatacctattcggaccgtgaccagtcaaaatgactggtaaaggggaaattttttatatcataatatttttaacttttttcttttgaaattgttttgttatttattcgcgTGTATTGTAAAATGAATATatattcaccatgggtgcacggaatcacctcattttggcaaagttgacgaatgcgtgtatttcataaaatgaatatttcaaataattatcaaaaaattaaaacacattatcaatcttatTGAAAgatcatgttagatggctatgggtattgaccatgggtgcacggtttcacttcaattatgttttagtagatattttctagcatccatcgctctgaaatttttcaacacgttgcctataaattatacctaatattgtaggttttgaagcatattttttccataAGTAGAGTAATTTACcgtgggtgcacggattcaccgctattcatccaaaatcattttttttgcatgctaaaggtaaagaataaagacttttatagattcacataaaaatttgtgttatatacatggtttttcactatgagtgcacggattcaccgcgttttaattaaatattggactttttgcaaatttttaaaaagcatttttacaaatcttaactaaaccaaaatcgaaaccatgtctttcatgttcagacataatgatttaaataacgaattttatttaaagttccgttttttcaatcctggaaaagaaatatataaattttatcttgaaataaaattacattaaattattacaaaacaTGTTTTTTGCCATCGTACacttatctgataagatctgatcaacacccaagaaattggaaaacggttaccatggaccgagtgagtttcagggattatatgcatcaagttatgtcgtgcgacggaaaacagtgaaaataaaaataatgaatcaacattgtcaaatgtacacattgatttgtttttcctaaaatttttttcgattgacaaatattgcatttcaaatacctatcatatctaactcaaaaatatgttgtgttctgaagcaagttgaaaactatttcactcTATATAATATACAATGGCGAAtttgcagccattccgtgcacccatgttgaaatatccgcatccgatgtggtctatcagataggctggcgcgagtctggtctaggtatgccaggcgtactggattCGATTCcttgtatcggcaagaaaattcttgggttcaaaccccataagttgccgacaggtaaggtgtgtttcctcttataataagaatgttcaatcagttgccagctggccaggtatatacacgggtgccggaatacctgtaagtgaacttgcattggaaatttgtcgagcctaataatctaagaatgcatgtgaatacatacttgggcagaaactgcggtgaatccgtgcacccatggtggataaccaacatataagaatatatcgtgcacccatgttgaaatatcattgaaattattcagtttcatagctgatgtcttcaaatttgaataaataagtactcAATTCATAATACTTTTACTCAttttagtttagtataaaacatatttatcacctaaaactactcgattactcgaatggacatgtattaaatctaacataacttttacaaatcttgatgaaatatcgccaaattttgacagaaagtttgattatagttgagcaacaaaacagaccaaaaaaattgggagtcaagtgcttgaagcgccacacagtggccaatccgagaactttttctgcaaatcttcacgacttcgcatcgaaaatcaataatttcataacgaatgacacacttctgcccaccataaatcaacaaggactcattgtcttgaatgtagcttgcaaatgaaaccaaaagcaagcgataaatttttatcttgttcgagttatagggttgtgaattttaccagtcattttgactggtcactgtccgagtgtccatggcgaaatttttctcgcttactaaaagagctagtgaaaaaaaatacacagttttgtagagattcaaaattcatgaaaagtcgtattttttgcgaatttttaaagcgaagtatgcaaaagatattcaacaaacaaagtgtccaaccagtcattttgactggtgcggtctttctagtgttaattcaattttgttttctcgaTGTCCatgtttaaacaatttttagaaaaataattggtagAACAATAATTTTTCTCAATGACTATgactttttttacaatttaggtacatagtttaatttttcgaaaattcagcTCAATTTATTATGTTCGGGAATTCCGGGGATTTTTCTATCGTTTCCCGGGATTAAGGAATTCCCGAAACTGTATGattcccgggatttcccgggacaGACACTCTTGGTTGACTATTAATTTGGCCCTgcgtcgaacattttgacgcagaaTTATCAGTGTTGAATATCCTTAAACAAGTTAGTCCATTTTTAAGGCcacatcacttttttttatcttaactcgaatcgaaatgcagtcttcgaatgaaatatttatcatagtttaggctttgagaaaaaccatattcaacAGAAATCAGCCGAAATacaccaaagttattgatggaaAATTGGATTTTCATGTCCCCCCCGCACAAAATCCCATCCAAACTTCAGGGTCGTTGAGCAACCCCTTCACGTGCTCGGATCTGACCCCAAATTGGCATgaaatcttgtactaggcctgggatcaattttagcctgcagtgcataacatttcataagtttcccatacaaatttggggtagTAGAGTGAGTCGATTTGAAGtgatttttgaattcctcaaaccctgggatctaaaaagcttcgttttggttcaaaactcatccatgattttttgcagagtttttaagtaacgtttacatgagtaaatttgaactttaaggtttgtacgagaaaattgaacattttgtactgaaaaataaacatttttttttctatggaaccgagcctgtttatgttttttgtgccaattttaaaattttccaaagaaagttttccgctgaacaactttgtcaaagaccttaactttgtatcttatcaATGaggcaaacaaaaatttagctgtttaacaggggtatgccttttggcattgataaacaataaattcaatttacatcactgctgggtgcatagcgaggtattgcatgactacttttcatgcaatgctttgcGAGGCACaaccagtgatgtcaattaaatttatcgtttatcaaggctaaaagacatacccctgttaaaagctaataacttttttgtctaataagatacaagGTTAAtatcttcgacaaaattgttccCCTAACATGATTTTTGTAATCCTTAAGTCAATTTTGGACAAAAGTGATTTAGAGATAACAACCGATTTCgactttttaaacattaaacattttaagtcatttggcattcaaatttaaatttcaattattgctGTTTTCCTTTGGTTCcccttttgatgattttttagggCAGAAAAACCCGACACCTTGGGCGCTTTGAGGAGCTCCAAAATCAAGCTCGATTGAGCTACAATTTGGCACAGATCagatttttgggccaatctcCAAAATGCTTATGGTCTGTTTTCTAAATTCAATGCATTTGACCGGGCATTCTCAAAGTTAAGTTCGACACCGGAACTCAAACTAAGGCCCTTTTCTGGTTCTTTTGACCGATCCTATTCAAAACGAATCTCTTTGTAGGATTTGGAAAATAGTCATTGTGTGATTTCTGAATTATAACGGTTTGAGTAAAGAAGCACAGAAAATCAAATGTTGCTTGAACTACTGTATCGcaagtcaaaaatattttatactagctgacccggtgtgctttgctacacctttcaaaatcaaatgatattttcaaaaattattcgaattcttattgttttattggcattattttaaatcaaattttaacataattcattagcaaccgctataaaacgaattgcaacacaaagactACTataaaactaatattctgaatcttgctctataaatttgtgttcaagatccgataattttaatctgtctggagggtctcaaattaatcgtacgcaaacaatctaacttataaaatctggttgttttttcttgatatgctctggatttatgctaaactgATAAAAGAGCTCCCCCCTGTctttcccttcaccccctgctgaatggagttcgtgatctttaataatcata is a window encoding:
- the LOC129740510 gene encoding aminoacylase-1-like, with the translated sequence MSRNAKVHEWENNVDIQIFREYLRIPSVHPDIDYDGCVEFLLRQASILELPCEVIEVDPGKPVVLMTWNGTHPEEGSILLNSHMDVVPVYAAKWSYPPFSAHMTDDGKIYGRGSQDMKCVGIQFLAVIRALKREGVRLRRTVHVTFVPDEEIGGTLGMKEFVKTDRFKQLNVGFAIDEGCASENEVFYLFYAERVLRRVNFYISGTPGHGSLLLKNTAGEKARLLIDRMMDFRKHEETRLANNSKLFIGDVTTVNLTMMSGGVQSNVVPPELMLCFDIRVSLDPGATAMEEKIEQWCQEAGGGIRIEYGEKDPELQPTKLDKSNPFWVAFKRSINAMELEIQPQVLPGATDIRFLREQGIPALGFSPMNNTPILLHAHDEYLGADVFLKGIEIYKNIIVSVANVKSES